A single Aggregatilinea lenta DNA region contains:
- a CDS encoding MGDG synthase family glycosyltransferase, with product MKRIVFLMSDTGGGHRAAADAIRAALDQRHPGEYTYALVDVYRRYTPFPFNRMPEIYPRWVQYAAATWGWSYAFANARVRDRLVMGAIKRLWGQGMQRLVADHPADVVVGVHSVLVRPALWAFNRMQPYRPPFVTVITDLVSTHAFWYDRDVDRCLAPTQAAYRRGQAFGLRPDQLRITGLPVHPAFVEGLLGKAEARRKLGWDARRPAVLLVGGGDGMGPVYATARALNQRRLDMQLVIIAGRNGTLRQQLEAVRWNQPTTILPFVNNMPELMAAADVLVTKAGPATICEACIAGLPVVLSGYVPGQEDGNVTYVVENGAGVYAPTARGVAQTVAAWLAEGPDGLARRSEAARALARPQAAWDIAEEIHAQTLKAAIRTRLPGAYDHAAPRLRPTPEDGWVI from the coding sequence ATGAAACGTATCGTCTTCCTGATGTCTGATACCGGCGGGGGACACCGCGCCGCCGCCGACGCGATCCGCGCCGCGCTCGACCAGCGCCACCCCGGCGAGTACACCTATGCGCTGGTGGACGTCTACCGGCGCTATACCCCGTTCCCGTTCAACCGCATGCCCGAAATTTACCCGCGATGGGTGCAGTATGCCGCCGCAACGTGGGGCTGGAGCTACGCCTTTGCCAACGCCCGCGTCCGCGACCGGCTGGTGATGGGCGCGATCAAGCGCCTGTGGGGCCAGGGCATGCAGAGGCTGGTGGCCGATCACCCCGCCGACGTAGTGGTGGGCGTGCATTCGGTGCTGGTGCGGCCCGCGCTGTGGGCGTTCAACCGCATGCAGCCGTACCGTCCGCCGTTCGTCACCGTGATCACCGACCTCGTCAGCACGCACGCCTTCTGGTACGACCGCGACGTGGACCGCTGCCTCGCTCCGACGCAGGCCGCCTACCGGCGCGGGCAAGCGTTCGGTCTGCGCCCCGATCAACTGCGGATTACCGGGCTGCCGGTCCATCCCGCTTTCGTCGAGGGTCTGCTGGGCAAGGCCGAGGCACGCCGCAAGCTCGGCTGGGATGCGCGCCGCCCGGCAGTGCTGCTGGTCGGCGGCGGGGATGGCATGGGACCGGTCTATGCGACGGCACGGGCGCTCAACCAGCGCCGCCTGGATATGCAGCTCGTGATCATCGCGGGGCGCAACGGGACGCTGCGCCAGCAGCTCGAAGCGGTGCGCTGGAACCAGCCCACCACGATCCTGCCCTTCGTGAACAACATGCCGGAGCTGATGGCGGCGGCGGACGTGCTGGTGACCAAAGCCGGACCCGCCACGATCTGCGAGGCGTGCATCGCCGGGCTGCCGGTGGTGCTCAGTGGCTATGTGCCGGGGCAGGAAGACGGTAACGTGACGTATGTGGTCGAGAACGGCGCGGGCGTCTACGCGCCGACCGCGCGCGGCGTCGCGCAAACGGTCGCGGCGTGGTTGGCGGAGGGGCCGGACGGTCTCGCACGGCGCTCTGAGGCGGCCCGCGCGCTCGCACGACCGCAAGCGGCGTGGGACATCGCGGAGGAAATCCACGCGCAGACGCTCAAAGCCGCGATCCGCACCCGGCTGCCCGGTGCGTATGACCACGCCGCGCCGCGCCTGCGTCCCACGCCCGAAGACGGTTGGGTGATTTGA
- a CDS encoding site-2 protease family protein: MYNVSLETLLGRAIGLLIGFTLHEFAHAWTADRLGDRTPYNQGRLTLDPRAHIDPIGIALALLAGFGWAKPVPINPRAFYPNETRGLVLVSLAGPVMNLLIGIVVGLVLRATLAADSLNNFTYNVLYTIMLFNLVLFLFNLLPFSPLDGYKIAVGVLPWRYSNDLVRYERETTFALLLLLMVGVITRGRLDVLWAILGPPLTALRNLILGW, encoded by the coding sequence TTGTACAACGTATCGCTCGAAACGCTGCTGGGCCGCGCCATCGGCCTGCTGATCGGATTCACGCTGCACGAGTTCGCCCACGCCTGGACCGCCGACCGGCTCGGTGACCGCACGCCGTACAATCAGGGCCGCCTGACGCTCGATCCGCGCGCGCATATCGACCCGATCGGCATCGCGCTGGCGCTGTTGGCCGGGTTCGGCTGGGCCAAACCCGTGCCGATCAACCCGCGCGCCTTTTACCCCAACGAGACGCGTGGGCTGGTGCTCGTCTCGCTGGCGGGGCCGGTGATGAATTTGCTGATCGGCATCGTCGTGGGGCTGGTGCTGCGTGCGACGCTGGCGGCGGATTCGCTGAACAACTTCACCTACAACGTGCTGTACACGATCATGCTGTTCAACCTCGTGCTGTTCCTGTTCAACCTGCTGCCGTTTTCGCCGCTGGACGGGTACAAGATCGCGGTTGGCGTGCTGCCCTGGCGCTACAGCAACGACCTCGTGCGCTACGAGCGCGAGACGACCTTCGCGCTGCTCCTGCTGCTGATGGTGGGCGTGATCACACGTGGGCGGCTGGATGTGCTGTGGGCGATCCTGGGTCCGCCACTGACAGCGCTGCGCAACCTGATCCTCGGCTGGTGA
- a CDS encoding DUF951 domain-containing protein — MPIEIHLGDVVQMRKEHPCGSSRWEVYRVGADVGLRCLGCGHRVMLPRRKLERAVKRVEPPQKSSEL; from the coding sequence ATGCCAATCGAGATTCATCTGGGCGATGTGGTCCAGATGCGCAAGGAACACCCCTGCGGCAGCAGTCGCTGGGAGGTGTACCGCGTCGGCGCGGACGTCGGGCTGCGCTGTTTGGGCTGCGGTCACCGCGTGATGCTGCCGCGCCGCAAGCTGGAACGCGCCGTGAAGCGCGTCGAGCCGCCGCAGAAAAGCAGTGAACTGTGA
- a CDS encoding VWA domain-containing protein gives MRFRWLGLLALLALLVAFMPFAFTQAQEGQGGEPARMEIGGIDREAFPELTLLVNVWDAFDVPVPDLTADDFTITVDGAPVSVLSAENVTRDQLPISVVLVIDTSESMLGQPLEDAQQAAQAFLDNLARGDEVALIDFDSTVKLAQDFTTDLDAVRAAIDGLTADGATALWDAAYTAAETATQAGTPRRFVVFLTDGNNYGSLSTHFAEEALTLAQDQNIPFYTFGLGYGLDANYVQQLADASRGRALLYPTSEALADQYAYLASYLRTQYVIRVRTALEPDGSAHTAEAAAGEASAQGDFEAPDLYPQLTIDGLPEDAFEEPVTITAEVSAPRGLGTQSLLVDGEPVDVPFEAFVEASVQATLTLDPFDFEPGVEHTLTFQATDAEGGSRETSASFSVADLPPEVTISGLDEGALISQGSIDVSVEIERTQQAVDAVVARVDGEEVARVDSAPYDLALDLLPFGPGQHTLEIGVVDASGETTFERVFTLDPELFVTPTATPTNTPTVTPSPTPSDTPTPTATPTDTATATPTDTATPTDTASPTVTLTPTATATNTPRPTRTATVTAAPSDTPEPTLTLTPTVEPTEVAFAPEATTEDRAATLPPLPTRAPSDTPTATATRTPRPTRTPSDTPEPTDTATATATNTPLPTDTATATATRTPRPTRTPTDTATPTDTATPTPSDTPTEMPEPTETLTPSVTPTPSFTPSNTVTRTPTVTRTPTATWTATGAPPTTPAPTSSPTPELVEQEVESGRNTDEVILVGAGIIGLLLLLLAGIFLRRRAAQG, from the coding sequence ATGCGTTTTCGCTGGCTCGGATTGCTCGCTCTGCTTGCCCTGCTCGTCGCGTTTATGCCGTTCGCGTTCACTCAGGCCCAGGAGGGTCAGGGCGGCGAACCGGCCCGCATGGAGATCGGAGGGATCGACCGGGAAGCCTTCCCGGAGCTGACCCTGCTGGTCAATGTGTGGGATGCCTTCGACGTCCCCGTCCCCGATCTTACCGCTGACGACTTCACGATCACCGTTGATGGGGCCCCCGTCAGCGTTCTCTCCGCCGAAAATGTCACGCGCGATCAGCTTCCCATCTCGGTCGTGCTGGTGATCGACACCAGCGAGAGCATGCTCGGCCAGCCGCTCGAAGACGCACAGCAGGCGGCGCAGGCGTTCCTTGATAACCTCGCGCGCGGCGATGAAGTCGCTCTGATCGACTTCGACTCGACCGTCAAGCTGGCGCAGGACTTCACCACTGACCTCGACGCCGTGCGCGCCGCCATCGACGGGCTGACCGCCGACGGCGCGACCGCGCTGTGGGATGCAGCTTATACCGCCGCCGAGACGGCCACGCAGGCGGGCACGCCCCGGCGCTTTGTCGTCTTCCTGACGGACGGGAACAACTACGGCAGCCTGAGCACGCACTTCGCGGAAGAGGCCCTGACCCTGGCGCAAGACCAGAACATCCCGTTCTACACCTTCGGCCTGGGCTACGGGCTGGACGCCAATTACGTGCAGCAGCTTGCCGACGCCTCGCGCGGGCGTGCGCTGCTCTATCCGACGTCCGAGGCGCTGGCCGATCAGTACGCGTATCTAGCGTCGTACCTGCGCACGCAGTATGTAATCCGCGTGCGTACCGCGCTGGAGCCGGATGGATCGGCACACACCGCCGAAGCCGCCGCCGGTGAGGCCAGCGCGCAGGGCGATTTCGAAGCGCCGGATCTCTATCCGCAGCTCACGATTGACGGCCTGCCTGAGGACGCGTTTGAGGAGCCGGTGACCATCACGGCGGAGGTCAGCGCGCCACGCGGCCTGGGCACGCAGTCGTTGCTGGTCGATGGCGAGCCGGTCGACGTGCCGTTCGAGGCCTTCGTCGAGGCCAGCGTACAGGCAACGCTCACGCTCGACCCGTTCGACTTTGAGCCGGGCGTCGAGCATACACTGACCTTCCAGGCAACCGACGCGGAAGGCGGATCGCGTGAGACGAGTGCCTCCTTCAGCGTGGCCGACCTGCCGCCGGAGGTGACCATCAGCGGCCTGGACGAGGGCGCACTGATCAGCCAGGGCAGCATCGACGTAAGCGTCGAGATCGAGCGTACGCAGCAGGCGGTGGACGCCGTAGTCGCGCGCGTGGATGGCGAAGAGGTCGCCCGCGTGGATTCGGCCCCGTACGATCTGGCGCTGGACCTGCTGCCGTTCGGTCCCGGCCAGCATACGCTAGAGATCGGCGTGGTCGATGCCAGCGGCGAGACGACCTTCGAGCGCGTGTTCACGCTCGATCCCGAACTGTTCGTGACGCCCACCGCCACGCCGACCAACACGCCGACGGTGACCCCGTCGCCCACGCCATCGGATACGCCTACGCCGACGGCCACGCCTACCGACACGGCCACCGCGACCCCGACGGATACGGCGACTCCGACCGACACCGCGTCGCCGACGGTCACGCTGACGCCGACCGCGACGGCAACCAATACGCCGCGTCCAACCCGCACGGCGACCGTCACCGCCGCGCCGAGCGATACGCCGGAGCCGACCCTGACCCTGACGCCGACCGTTGAGCCGACGGAAGTCGCGTTCGCGCCGGAGGCTACGACCGAGGATCGCGCCGCGACGCTGCCGCCGCTGCCCACACGCGCGCCGAGCGACACGCCGACCGCCACCGCGACCCGTACGCCGCGTCCAACACGCACACCGAGCGACACGCCGGAACCCACCGACACAGCCACCGCGACGGCGACCAATACGCCGCTGCCAACCGATACGGCTACCGCAACCGCGACACGTACCCCGCGTCCGACGCGCACACCAACGGATACGGCCACGCCGACCGATACCGCCACGCCGACGCCCAGCGACACGCCGACCGAGATGCCGGAGCCGACCGAGACCCTCACGCCGTCAGTGACGCCAACGCCGAGCTTCACGCCAAGCAACACCGTGACGCGCACCCCAACCGTGACGCGCACGCCGACGGCGACCTGGACAGCAACCGGTGCGCCGCCCACGACGCCCGCGCCGACCAGCAGCCCCACGCCGGAGCTGGTCGAGCAGGAAGTCGAATCGGGCCGGAACACCGACGAGGTGATCCTGGTCGGAGCCGGGATCATCGGCCTGCTGCTTTTGCTGCTGGCGGGGATCTTCCTGCGGCGACGGGCGGCACAGGGCTAA
- a CDS encoding HD domain-containing protein, which translates to MSASSRLYQGLRALGAWARPVDDMRAARALAPELFALYRRMRRAERQHSLRVLNALLRGGHSDPDLLAAALLHDVGKIRTAFYLPEKVLVVLVKAVAPSRYWAWGGGSAHGWRRPFAVSVQHPAWGAELAAAAGASPRTVELIRRHQDVLDGPPQTETDRLLCALQAVDDRS; encoded by the coding sequence ATGAGCGCTTCGTCACGCCTGTACCAGGGGCTGCGTGCGCTGGGAGCGTGGGCGCGTCCCGTGGACGATATGCGCGCCGCGCGCGCCCTGGCGCCGGAATTGTTTGCGCTGTACCGGCGGATGCGCCGCGCCGAACGCCAGCACAGTCTGCGCGTGCTGAATGCGCTGCTCCGGGGCGGGCACAGCGACCCGGATCTACTGGCCGCCGCCCTGCTGCACGACGTGGGCAAGATCCGCACCGCGTTTTACCTGCCGGAAAAAGTCCTGGTGGTGCTGGTGAAGGCGGTCGCACCGTCGCGCTATTGGGCCTGGGGCGGCGGGTCCGCGCACGGCTGGCGGCGTCCGTTCGCGGTCAGTGTGCAACATCCGGCCTGGGGCGCGGAGCTGGCCGCTGCTGCCGGAGCGTCGCCACGCACGGTCGAGCTGATCCGGCGGCACCAGGACGTGCTCGACGGCCCGCCACAGACGGAGACGGATCGCCTGCTGTGCGCGCTGCAAGCCGTTGACGATCGGAGCTAA
- a CDS encoding prephenate dehydrogenase, whose protein sequence is MHVNVAIIGMDRLGASFGLALKRYESTSKGQHTFTIIGNDPRAQPMKDANKMGAIDNFNRAVLKATANADLLIVNAPFGATEELYAQFGPDLKRGAVVLDTSLLKVPVFGYANEFFPKDAQGNPVAYVIGITPIVSAKALYSGDLEVEGARADLFDEAEVLITPDTRSPSEAIQLAEDIIGLVGGKPRFMDPAEHDGLIAATEILPSLLGTATFYMLAQSEGWKELRRMINPTMALAMQGLRTQRADDINGLLERNATNVARHLDALIGVLSQLREALSEGDEDTIEAFVSQALSEWDKWDVKRYSGQWEEGRAAIDSVAGPLGSLGGMLGMRRRRRDDEDDE, encoded by the coding sequence ATGCACGTTAATGTTGCAATCATCGGCATGGACCGGCTGGGAGCCTCCTTCGGGTTGGCGCTGAAGCGCTACGAGAGCACCTCGAAGGGACAGCACACCTTCACCATCATCGGTAACGATCCCCGTGCCCAACCGATGAAAGACGCCAACAAGATGGGCGCAATCGATAACTTCAACCGGGCCGTGCTCAAGGCGACCGCCAACGCCGACCTGCTGATCGTCAACGCGCCGTTTGGCGCGACGGAAGAGCTGTACGCGCAGTTCGGCCCGGACCTCAAGCGCGGCGCGGTCGTGCTCGATACGTCGCTGCTCAAGGTGCCCGTGTTCGGCTACGCCAACGAGTTCTTCCCGAAGGACGCCCAGGGCAACCCGGTTGCGTACGTGATCGGCATCACGCCGATCGTCAGCGCCAAGGCGCTCTACAGCGGCGATCTGGAGGTCGAGGGCGCGCGCGCGGACCTGTTCGACGAGGCGGAAGTGCTGATTACGCCTGATACCAGGTCGCCCAGCGAGGCGATCCAGCTGGCCGAGGACATCATCGGGCTGGTGGGCGGCAAGCCGCGTTTCATGGACCCTGCCGAGCACGACGGGCTGATCGCTGCGACGGAGATCCTGCCGAGTTTGCTCGGCACGGCGACGTTTTACATGCTGGCGCAGTCCGAGGGCTGGAAGGAGCTGCGGCGCATGATCAATCCGACGATGGCGCTGGCGATGCAAGGGCTGCGCACGCAGCGCGCGGATGACATCAACGGGCTGCTGGAACGCAATGCGACCAACGTCGCACGCCACCTGGACGCGCTGATCGGCGTGCTGAGCCAGCTCCGTGAGGCGCTGTCCGAGGGCGACGAGGACACAATCGAGGCGTTCGTCAGCCAGGCGCTGTCGGAGTGGGACAAGTGGGACGTGAAGCGCTACAGCGGCCAGTGGGAAGAGGGCCGCGCCGCCATCGACAGCGTCGCCGGGCCGCTCGGATCGCTGGGCGGGATGCTGGGCATGCGCCGCCGTCGCCGCGACGACGAGGACGACGAGTAG
- the selB gene encoding selenocysteine-specific translation elongation factor, with protein MHVIGTAGHVDHGKSTLTLALTGINPDRLAEEQAREMTIDLGFAWLDLPGGERVGIVDVPGHRDFIENMLAGVGGIDAAMLVIAADEGVMPQTREHLAILDLLDVPAGLVALTKIDLVDDPGWLDLIQLDILDVTQGTVLDGCPIVPVSARTGEGLDRLVHTLADLLRGLPPRADRGAPRLPVDRVFTISGFGVVVTGTLLGGALSVGQEVEIEPAGVRARIRGLQSHEETVELAGPGRRVAVNVRGVEKDQIRRGDVLGLPGAWHPTVLCDAWLRLLPGAHHPLKHDDPVKIFVGAAEVMGRARVLDRDAVLPGEEAAIQLRLDAPLVAAPGDRFIVRRASPPETIGGGVILDPAPGQRWKRFRPDVIERFRVLREGDPVAVVLADLAQARGPVRADDLPLSPDQWAQALADGQAIDLGAGWVAHADVWARLADQAVAALETFHAAEPLRLGMPREMLADRLRLDAAAYGAIEGRLAAEGLIAAENGAIRLPTHAPRFTTAQETGLRQLWRAVERAPHSPPTYAQACEIAGDAVVQHLIERGELVRLSADVILTPDVLREWIAFTRETLERDGEIALPALRDRFGTTRRYALDFLERLDALAITRRKGDVRVRGSGAWERLG; from the coding sequence ATGCACGTTATCGGAACCGCCGGGCACGTCGATCACGGCAAATCGACGCTGACCCTGGCGCTCACCGGCATCAACCCCGACCGGCTGGCCGAAGAACAGGCCCGCGAGATGACGATCGACCTCGGCTTCGCGTGGCTCGACCTGCCCGGCGGCGAGCGCGTGGGCATCGTGGACGTGCCGGGGCACCGCGACTTCATCGAGAACATGCTGGCGGGCGTGGGCGGGATCGACGCGGCGATGCTGGTGATCGCCGCCGACGAAGGCGTGATGCCGCAGACGCGCGAACACCTCGCCATCCTCGACCTGCTGGACGTCCCGGCGGGCCTCGTCGCGCTGACGAAAATCGACCTCGTGGACGATCCCGGCTGGCTGGACCTGATCCAGCTCGACATTCTCGACGTGACGCAGGGCACGGTGCTCGACGGCTGTCCGATCGTGCCCGTTTCCGCGCGGACGGGCGAAGGGCTGGACCGGCTGGTGCACACCCTGGCGGATCTCCTGCGCGGTCTGCCGCCGCGCGCCGACCGGGGCGCGCCGCGCCTGCCGGTCGACCGCGTGTTCACCATCAGCGGCTTCGGCGTGGTGGTGACCGGCACGCTGCTGGGCGGGGCGCTCAGTGTGGGGCAGGAGGTCGAGATCGAGCCTGCCGGGGTGCGCGCGCGGATTCGCGGCTTGCAGTCGCATGAGGAGACGGTCGAGTTGGCCGGACCGGGCCGCCGCGTGGCGGTCAATGTGCGCGGCGTGGAAAAAGACCAGATCCGGCGCGGGGACGTGCTCGGCCTGCCGGGCGCGTGGCATCCGACCGTATTATGTGATGCGTGGCTGCGGCTGCTGCCCGGCGCGCACCACCCGCTGAAGCACGACGATCCGGTTAAGATATTCGTTGGGGCGGCGGAGGTCATGGGCCGCGCCCGCGTATTGGACCGGGACGCCGTGCTGCCCGGCGAGGAAGCAGCGATCCAACTGCGGCTCGACGCGCCGCTGGTAGCCGCGCCCGGCGACCGCTTCATTGTGCGTCGCGCATCCCCGCCGGAGACGATCGGCGGCGGTGTGATCCTCGACCCGGCCCCCGGCCAGCGCTGGAAGCGCTTTCGCCCGGACGTGATCGAGCGCTTCCGCGTGCTGCGCGAGGGCGATCCGGTCGCGGTGGTGCTGGCGGATCTGGCCCAGGCGCGCGGCCCCGTGCGCGCGGACGATCTGCCGCTGTCGCCGGACCAGTGGGCGCAGGCCCTCGCGGACGGGCAGGCGATCGATCTCGGCGCGGGCTGGGTGGCGCATGCAGACGTCTGGGCGCGGCTGGCGGATCAGGCTGTCGCGGCGCTGGAAACGTTCCACGCGGCGGAACCGCTGCGGTTGGGTATGCCGCGCGAGATGCTGGCCGATCGCCTGCGGCTCGATGCGGCGGCGTATGGAGCAATCGAGGGGCGGCTGGCGGCGGAGGGACTGATCGCTGCGGAGAACGGCGCGATCCGGCTGCCCACACACGCGCCGCGCTTCACGACGGCACAGGAAACGGGCCTGCGCCAGCTTTGGCGGGCAGTCGAGCGCGCGCCGCACAGCCCGCCCACCTACGCGCAGGCGTGCGAGATCGCCGGGGACGCTGTGGTACAGCATTTGATCGAGCGCGGCGAGTTGGTGCGGCTGAGCGCGGACGTGATCCTGACGCCGGACGTGCTGCGCGAGTGGATCGCGTTCACGCGCGAGACGCTGGAGCGCGACGGCGAGATCGCGCTGCCCGCCCTGCGCGACCGGTTCGGTACGACGCGGCGGTATGCGCTGGACTTCCTCGAACGGCTGGACGCGCTCGCCATCACGCGGCGCAAGGGCGACGTGCGCGTGCGCGGCTCCGGCGCGTGGGAGCGGTTGGGGTAG